DNA from Longimicrobium sp.:
TCTCGCAGTTCCTCATCACCATCGCCCCTCCGGAAGAGGTCCGGCAGAACGTGCCCGGGCCGGGGGCGTCGGGGGCTGGGTGAACCGCGGGGAATGGGGAATGGGGAATGGGGAATGGGACGACCGGCGAATCACTCCATCTGTCATCCTGAGCGAAGCGCCGCCCCGATCTCGCCCCGGCTCTGACCTATGGCGCGAGCGAAGGATCTACTGCGCGTTCCGAGAGGCTCGCCTTTCACCGCGATCCTCTCGCCCCACCGGCTAGATCCTTCACTCCGCGCCAAGCATTGGAGACGTGGCAGATACGGAGACGCGCGTCGCTCAGGATGACAGAAGGGTGGTGGGCCAACCCTCCCCAGCCCGCTTCAGCGGGCTTCGCGTGGTTCCAGCCGGGGGATTCATCCCCCGGTGTTCGATGCCGGCGTTCCGGCACCATCTCCCATTCCCCATTCCCCATTCCCCATTCCCCATTCCCCGCTTTCCGAACCCCGCCGCCTCCGCGGTGTACTCGTCCACGTCGCACGCATGCACCCACCCGCGCGGAGCCCGATGATCGTTCGCACCCTCTTCTTCGCCACGTACCGCGACCTCGCCGGGACGGACGAGCTCGCGGTCGAGCTGCCGGCGGGGGCGCGCGTCGCGGACCTGGTGCGGCAGCTGCGCGCGGGGGGCACCGCGCTCGCTTCGCTCCCCGAATCACCCGTGGTGGCCGTGAACATGGACTACGCACCCGCCGCCACCGCGCTCAATGACGGCGACGAGGTGGCGTTCATTCCGCCTGTAGCGGGGGGCTGACGTGGGGGCAAGCTACGCCGCCGTCGTCGCCGAGCCGCTGGATGCCGCA
Protein-coding regions in this window:
- the moaD gene encoding molybdopterin converting factor subunit 1, with amino-acid sequence MIVRTLFFATYRDLAGTDELAVELPAGARVADLVRQLRAGGTALASLPESPVVAVNMDYAPAATALNDGDEVAFIPPVAGG